In the Desulfitobacterium hafniense DCB-2 genome, TGTATTGACCAGTATTCCTCCCCAAATCAAAAAGAACAGCAGCAAAGCTTTTATATTTCGCTTCTTTGCTGAACCCAATGCCTTCACGGTGGCTGTCATTGGTCCACCTCCTCAAGCAAACGTTCAAGCTCATCGGCAAAGGGCTCTTTCCCCCGGCGTCGTTTACCGCCAAAGGTGCGCTGGGCAATTCCGGATAGAATGCCCTCTACACGCTCAGCGGGCCGGTGGGCCAGCTCATCCAGGATCTCGGCCGCCAGTTCAGGGTCATTGATCTCATCGATCTTCGTCAAATGATGATCCGTTCCCCCCAGGATCTGGAGCTTTCCGGCAATTTCCACTAAATAGAGAGATTGGCTGGCACTAAGCATTTGCCGATCCAGAACTCTCGCCCAAGGCGCCTGCATGCCCCGGAAAGAAGCCTGGTTCATCTTGCGGATGACCCATAAAGCAACTATCAGAATAAGGAGAAAGACGAGAATCGTCCCGATGATCCCCCCCCAGTAGGAGGGATCGGATACACTTCTACTAACTTCACCCGTCATCTGAGGTTGAAAGGGCGTCTTTTCATCTATACTCACTTGGATATTTGGCATTTTACTTCAGCGCCTTTTTTACAGCCTCAACCACCCGATCTGCTTGGAAGGGTTTTACAATAAAGTCCTTGGCACCGGATTGAATGGCATCGATAACCATCGCTTGCTGGCCCATGGCACTACACATAATGATCTTGGCTTGAGGGTCCTTCTTGCGAATTTCACGAACGGCCTGCAGTCCATCCATTTCAGGCATGGTAATGTCCATGATCACTAAATCCGGGGTCAATTCAACAAATTTGTCCACGGCCACAGCCCCATTTTCTGCCTCACCAACCACTGTGAAGCCGTTCTTGGTTAAGATATCCTTGACCATCATCCGCATAAACGCAGCATCATCAACAATTAAAACATTAGCACCCACAATTTTTCCTCCTCGTATAATTGATTTAGTTCCTGCCCCACGAGTCCCAAAAACTAATGGAACGTGGGGTATTTAAATGACCATAGAAAACTGGAAATTCAGTAGATATGGTCAACCGCAACAAGATGCACACAGGATAACGCATACCCCATGCAGCCGTCGTGCCTGTGGGCAGTGTGGACAAGTCAACCCCAAGGCATACTTCAAATTCGACTTGTCCAAAGCCTGTTGGGAAAGCTCTTTTAGGACAGACCCCAAAGGGCTTTTCCACAGGCTGGCACTGTCCACAGGCTCAGGATGAGGAATACCTGAGATTCCTCAGATCGTTCTTTGACAACAAAAAAGTATTTAAGTTTGTTGGGATTTCAAGCAAAATGGTACCGTGAGGTTCGTTCTGGCAAAGCCTTTTCCTCCTTGAGGCTCTGACCTCTTTTTAAGTCTGACTGCCAGCCCACAATTTGAACTTTTAACTCGAAGGTTGCACAGCTTAAAGGGAACTCCTCCGATAGTAGCAGATCGGTTGGATCCAAGGTCTTTTTAGGACAAGTGCTGATTCGGCGAGGTTGTTGACCTGTTGTGGTGCCTGGTCCCAACGTTAATCTTACAAATTGTTTGGCTCAGAAAGTGAGGTGATTTTAATTGAGTTTATTTGTCGGTATTGATGTGAGTTCCAGTGATTTTAAAGTGCGAATCTTAGATGAGCGTGGTAATGAACCGGTTAAAAGGCTACGGGCTTTGAATGATCAGCCTGGTTGTGAGCAAGTTGCCCGATATCTCTTTGACGCCTGTGCTCAAGTGAATGTGGACCGGCTGGTTATTGGTTTAGAGGCCACTTCCGTATACAGTTGGCCGTTACAAATGTTCTTAGCGGAAGACCATTCTTTAGCCCCTTTGCAGCCCCAAATTTATTCCTTTAACCCCAAGGTCGTTGCTAATTTCAAGAAGGCTTATGTGGACCTTCCGAAAAACGATTGGATTGATGCCTGGGTCATTGCCGAACGTCTACGCTTCGGTCGGCTCCCAGAGGGCTCTCAGGTCGATTTCCGCTACTTACCCTTACAGCGCCTCACTCGCTTTCGGTGTCATTTGATTGAGATGATTTCCAGAGAGAAGAATTATTTTCTCACGAACTTGTTCTTGAAGTTTAGCACGCTTGCCCAAGGTGCGGTTTTTAGTAACACTTTCGGCGCTACTTCTGAATCCTTGACACTTGAGTTTTTTTCTCCAGAAGAGGTTGCGGCTCGACCGCTTGATGAACTGATTGATTTCCTCATGGA is a window encoding:
- the fliO gene encoding flagellar biosynthetic protein FliO, whose amino-acid sequence is MPNIQVSIDEKTPFQPQMTGEVSRSVSDPSYWGGIIGTILVFLLILIVALWVIRKMNQASFRGMQAPWARVLDRQMLSASQSLYLVEIAGKLQILGGTDHHLTKIDEINDPELAAEILDELAHRPAERVEGILSGIAQRTFGGKRRRGKEPFADELERLLEEVDQ
- a CDS encoding response regulator; the protein is MGANVLIVDDAAFMRMMVKDILTKNGFTVVGEAENGAVAVDKFVELTPDLVIMDITMPEMDGLQAVREIRKKDPQAKIIMCSAMGQQAMVIDAIQSGAKDFIVKPFQADRVVEAVKKALK
- a CDS encoding IS110-like element ISDha12 family transposase, yielding MSLFVGIDVSSSDFKVRILDERGNEPVKRLRALNDQPGCEQVARYLFDACAQVNVDRLVIGLEATSVYSWPLQMFLAEDHSLAPLQPQIYSFNPKVVANFKKAYVDLPKNDWIDAWVIAERLRFGRLPEGSQVDFRYLPLQRLTRFRCHLIEMISREKNYFLTNLFLKFSTLAQGAVFSNTFGATSESLTLEFFSPEEVAARPLDELIDFLMEKGKRHFEDPETKARELKEAARKAHRLRGSLLQPINLILATSIETIHTLEKQVKKIDKAIEAEIRHFPNTLITIPGIGPVLSAGIIAEIGDIRRFPNEGALAKFIGLTWRTHQSGDFTADDTPLTRTGNTYLRSYIIQAANLVRQKEPEYKVFYQRKFSESKTHHHRRALVLTARKLVRMVDALLRSNQIYRPHGNRGNANQA